One genomic segment of Candidatus Poseidoniia archaeon includes these proteins:
- a CDS encoding MFS transporter has translation MGSNDRIGQIFGLESNIGDLPDGERKAIRGWCYYDWAKSAFETSIVVAILPVYFVTLFKHAYGSELTLAGFTFTGDSMWAWATFLSAIIIALVGPGMGVIADRAEIKMKLTKYLTWAGAGATVLLAGAYFLSAHWGFIWLFVFYVLANMGLLSATIFYNAMLPYLGERASADYEVAHRGGPVQMDDISNRAFAYGYFGGGILLAIHLAMVSILVDADGNMLGWVVPVALASSGLWWYGFALITINWVPEPHIPDPVRNLTFGSATRLALTEVRKTLGEVSRFRVLAMYIVAYFFFIDGINSVTSLAGAFGAGVLGIPLVLNMAVILLVQFVAAPSAMLFTRLAGSTSTKTALTVALVGWVVIIFGAVGFAPLELAEHDEYDFQFDWDESGYEVTALGGVSLGESDADQAFKAEWADILPLDVEGEISADATGSANEERATAFLAAIGGDGHFSASVSGGLLDGQTALGEDHPTSLGDGAIDAFPSFLRDNFWAPLGFGISLQWLFLGLLAGLLLGGSQGLARSIFGQMVPQTRSAEFFGFFGFFGRIAAFLGPLIYVLVTGLFDSRTAVLSLGVLVVIGAVLLQRIDVDAGIRVAAVEDERKRGNAG, from the coding sequence ATGGGCAGCAACGACAGGATAGGACAGATTTTCGGGCTGGAGAGCAACATTGGCGACCTTCCGGACGGTGAGCGGAAGGCGATTCGCGGCTGGTGCTACTACGACTGGGCCAAGTCTGCCTTCGAGACCAGCATCGTCGTCGCCATCCTGCCGGTCTACTTCGTCACGCTCTTCAAGCACGCGTACGGCAGCGAGCTGACGCTGGCTGGCTTCACGTTTACGGGCGACTCAATGTGGGCCTGGGCGACGTTCCTCTCGGCGATTATCATCGCGCTGGTCGGCCCCGGTATGGGAGTCATCGCCGACCGCGCCGAAATCAAGATGAAGCTTACGAAGTACCTGACCTGGGCTGGCGCTGGCGCGACGGTGTTGCTGGCGGGCGCCTACTTCCTGTCGGCACACTGGGGTTTCATCTGGCTTTTTGTTTTCTACGTTCTGGCGAATATGGGGCTGCTTTCAGCGACCATCTTCTACAATGCGATGCTGCCCTATCTGGGCGAGCGCGCCAGCGCCGATTACGAAGTGGCGCACCGGGGCGGGCCGGTGCAGATGGACGATATCTCCAACCGTGCCTTTGCCTATGGCTATTTCGGCGGCGGCATCCTGCTCGCGATCCACCTGGCGATGGTCAGCATCCTGGTCGACGCCGACGGGAACATGCTCGGCTGGGTTGTCCCGGTGGCACTCGCCAGTTCGGGGCTGTGGTGGTACGGCTTCGCGCTGATTACGATTAACTGGGTGCCCGAGCCACACATCCCCGACCCGGTGCGCAATCTCACCTTCGGCTCTGCCACGCGGCTGGCGCTGACCGAAGTGCGCAAGACCCTTGGTGAAGTCAGCCGCTTCCGGGTGCTCGCCATGTACATCGTGGCCTACTTCTTCTTCATCGACGGCATCAACTCCGTGACCTCCCTCGCCGGTGCTTTTGGCGCAGGGGTTCTGGGAATCCCGCTGGTGCTCAACATGGCGGTCATCCTGCTGGTGCAATTTGTCGCCGCCCCGTCGGCGATGCTCTTCACGCGGCTCGCCGGTTCGACCTCGACCAAGACCGCACTCACCGTGGCACTGGTGGGTTGGGTCGTCATCATCTTCGGCGCGGTCGGCTTCGCGCCGCTCGAGCTGGCGGAGCACGACGAGTATGACTTCCAGTTCGACTGGGACGAATCCGGCTATGAAGTCACCGCGTTGGGCGGCGTCTCGCTCGGGGAATCGGACGCCGACCAGGCGTTCAAGGCCGAATGGGCGGACATCCTGCCGCTCGACGTCGAAGGCGAAATATCAGCCGACGCGACCGGCTCCGCCAACGAAGAACGCGCGACCGCGTTCCTCGCCGCGATTGGCGGCGACGGCCACTTCTCGGCTTCTGTTAGTGGCGGGCTGCTCGATGGGCAGACCGCGCTCGGGGAAGACCATCCCACTTCGCTCGGTGACGGCGCTATCGACGCTTTCCCGAGCTTCCTGCGCGATAATTTCTGGGCGCCGCTCGGCTTCGGTATTTCGTTGCAGTGGCTTTTCCTGGGGCTGCTGGCGGGACTGCTCCTCGGCGGCTCGCAAGGCTTGGCGCGCTCCATCTTCGGCCAGATGGTGCCGCAGACGCGCTCGGCCGAATTCTTCGGCTTTTTCGGCTTTTTCGGCCGAATCGCCGCTTTCCTCGGGCCACTAATCTACGTGCTCGTCACGGGCCTGTTCGACAGCCGTACCGCGGTCCTGAGCCTCGGTGTGCTGGTGGTCATCGGAGCCGTGCTGCTCCAGCGGATTGACGTCGACGCTGGCATCCGCGTCGCGGCTGTCGAAGACGAGCGGAAGCGCGGAAACGCAGGGTGA
- a CDS encoding GMP synthase subunit A, translated as MAVAVIDNGGQWTHREWRVLNYLGCAAEIVPNTTPPSELERFRALVLSGGAPRIESEADALGLTAEYLDAAHWPILGICVGHQYMAAHFGGAAGPARVPEFGAALVSVAERGWLMAGLPDEFTAWESHNDEVTRLPDGFDILASSDDCVVQAMQHRKLPYAGVQYHPEVEHSEYGAELFTNFLEHAQAWRP; from the coding sequence ATGGCAGTCGCGGTCATCGACAACGGCGGCCAGTGGACGCACCGCGAATGGCGCGTGCTGAACTACCTCGGCTGCGCGGCCGAAATCGTGCCGAACACGACGCCCCCCTCGGAACTGGAGCGCTTTCGCGCGCTGGTGCTCTCGGGCGGTGCGCCGCGCATCGAGTCGGAAGCGGACGCGCTCGGCCTTACGGCGGAGTACCTCGACGCCGCGCACTGGCCGATTCTCGGCATCTGCGTCGGCCACCAGTACATGGCGGCCCACTTCGGCGGTGCCGCCGGCCCTGCGCGCGTGCCGGAGTTCGGCGCGGCGCTGGTCTCGGTCGCCGAGCGGGGCTGGCTGATGGCGGGGCTGCCCGACGAGTTCACCGCCTGGGAGAGCCATAACGACGAAGTGACGCGGCTGCCCGACGGGTTCGACATCCTGGCATCGAGCGACGACTGCGTGGTGCAGGCGATGCAGCACCGGAAGCTGCCGTACGCGGGGGTGCAGTACCATCCCGAAGTCGAGCATTCGGAATACGGTGCCGAGCTCTTCACCAATTTCCTTGAACACGCGCAAGCGTGGCGGCCGTAG
- a CDS encoding type II toxin-antitoxin system HicB family antitoxin — MAELTAVLHREEGVFVAECPEVGTVSQGDTVDEALANLKEATELYLEEFPMQEFEPPVIATFSVSEGAGAAA; from the coding sequence ATGGCGGAGCTGACGGCGGTGCTGCACCGTGAGGAAGGCGTCTTCGTAGCCGAGTGTCCCGAAGTCGGGACGGTGAGCCAGGGGGATACGGTAGATGAGGCGCTCGCCAACCTGAAGGAGGCGACCGAACTCTACCTCGAGGAATTCCCGATGCAGGAGTTCGAGCCTCCGGTGATTGCCACTTTCTCCGTTTCGGAGGGAGCGGGTGCCGCGGCTTAA